The Xenopus laevis strain J_2021 chromosome 5L, Xenopus_laevis_v10.1, whole genome shotgun sequence genome has a segment encoding these proteins:
- the eif2a.L gene encoding eukaryotic translation initiation factor 2A-like isoform X1 translates to MAPPMPLLSVRGSDGIQLVQGPPKFTDSETFQRDPSKNCKVSRFTKDGKLFGWCNGEVINIVNCSDSKLLHTFDLPKVVSLEFSPKNTILATWQTYTTSKDGAAGTPNLQLYDLKSGNCVKSFIQKKMENWSPRWSDDESICARNVNNEVHFFENSNFDTIANKLHLQKVSDFELSPGEHPCKVAVYVPGSKGAPSFVRLYQYPNFSGPHSALANKSFFKADRVIMLWNSKATAVLVTASTDVDKTGASYYGEQTLHYIAVNGESAVVQLPKNGPIYDVSWNKNATEFCVVYGFMPAKATVFNLKCDPIFDFGTGPRNAAFYSPQGHILVLAGFGNLRGQMEVWDVKNYKLISKPTASDATFFSWCPNGEHIITATCSPRLRVGNGYKIWHYTGTLLHKYDVPANSELWQVSWQPFVDGVFPAKAIVYQAVPGDLPTQDTKPTEAYRPPALRNKPVSSYKLHEDEPPQSIRPQSTEKPVSKTALKNQKKREAKKAAKQESKLEEPAEPESKSVENNTPASVTTGDPETDKKIKNVKKKLKAIEQLKELQASGKPLEKNQIEKIQKENVLLKELEDLELGV, encoded by the exons ATGGCGCCTCCCATGCCGCTGCTGTCAG TCAGAGGTTCTGATGGAATCCAGTTGGTCCAGGGTCCTCCAAAGTTTACGGATTCTGAGACATTTCAGAG AGATCCCAGtaagaactgcaaggtgtccaGGTTTACCAAGGATGGAAAGCTGTTTGGCTGGTGCAATGGAGAAGT aataaatatagtgaacTGTTCTGACAGCAAGTTACTGCACACCTTTGATCTGCCCAAAGTTGTCAGCCTTGAATTCTCTCCAAAGAACACAATACTGGCAACATGGCAGACGTATACAA CCAGCAAAGATGGCGCAGCAGGAACGCCAAATCTACAACTGTACGACCTGAAATCTGGAAACTGTGTCAAATCTTTcatccagaaaaaaatggaaaactg GAGTCCTCGCTGGTCTGACGATGAAAGTATCTGTGCAAGAAATGTAAACAATGAAGTGCACTTCTTTGAAAACAGCAATTTTG ATACCATTgccaataaattacatttacagaaagtAAGCGATTTTGAATTGTCACCTGGAGAACATCCTTGCAAG GTAGCAGTGTATGTCCCCGGCAGTAAAGGGGCTCCATCTTTTGTGAGACTGTACCAGTACCCAAACTTCTCAGGGCCACACTCTgcactggccaataaaagcttcTTTAAAGCAGATCGAGTAATCATGTTGTGGAATTCTAAAG CTACTGCAGTGTTGGTGACTGCCAGTACAGATGTGGACAAAACTGGCGCATCTTACTATGGAGAACAGACGCTTCATTACATTGCTGTAAATGGAGAAAGTGCTGTAGTGCAGCTGC CAAAGAATGGTCCCATTTACGATGTATCTTGGAACAAAAACGCCACAGAATTCTGTGTTGTTTATGGTTTCATGCCAGCAAAAGCAACGGTGTTTAACCTGAAATGTGATCCAATATTTGACTTTGGAACTGGCCCTAGAAATGCTGCCTTCTACAGCCCCCAAGGACACATACTGGTGCTTGCTGGATTTGGAAACTTGAGAGGACAAATGGAAGTATGGGatgtaaaaaattacaaattaataTCCAAGCCCACGGCTTCAGACGCTACTTTTTTCTCCTGGTGCCCCAATGGGGAGCATATTATCACTGCCACATGTTCACCAAGATTACGTGTTGGAAATGGCTATAAGATTTGGCACTATACGGGCACACTGCTACACAAATATGATGTACCAGCCAATTCAGAGTTATGGCAAGTGTCCTGGCAGCCCTTTGTGGATGGAGTCTTTCCAGCTAAAGCGATTGTTTACCAGGCAGTGCCGGGCGACCTTCCCACTCAGGACACAAAGCCGACCGAGGCCTACAGACCTCCCGCCCTAAGGAACAAGCCTGTATCAAGCTACAAGCTG catgaagatgaaccaccccagAGCATAAGGCCCCAGTCCACAGAGAAACCTGTGTCTAAAACAGCCTTAAAGAACCAAAAGAAAAGAGAAgcaaagaaagctgcaaagcag GAATCCAAGTTGGAAGAACCTGCTGAGCCAGAGTCAAAAAGTGTTGAGAATAATACCCCGGCTTCAGTAACTACAGGAGATCCTGAGACCGATAAAAAGATCAAGAAcgtaaaaaag AAACTGAAAGCAATTGAACAACTGAAGGAGCTGCAAGCATCTGGCAAACCACTAGAGAAGAACCAG ATTGAGAAGATCCAGAAGGAAAATGTTCTTCTGAAGGAATTAGAAGATTTGGAGCTTGGTGTGTAA
- the eif2a.L gene encoding eukaryotic translation initiation factor 2A-like isoform X2, with translation MRLVMTTFRGSDGIQLVQGPPKFTDSETFQRDPSKNCKVSRFTKDGKLFGWCNGEVINIVNCSDSKLLHTFDLPKVVSLEFSPKNTILATWQTYTTSKDGAAGTPNLQLYDLKSGNCVKSFIQKKMENWSPRWSDDESICARNVNNEVHFFENSNFDTIANKLHLQKVSDFELSPGEHPCKVAVYVPGSKGAPSFVRLYQYPNFSGPHSALANKSFFKADRVIMLWNSKATAVLVTASTDVDKTGASYYGEQTLHYIAVNGESAVVQLPKNGPIYDVSWNKNATEFCVVYGFMPAKATVFNLKCDPIFDFGTGPRNAAFYSPQGHILVLAGFGNLRGQMEVWDVKNYKLISKPTASDATFFSWCPNGEHIITATCSPRLRVGNGYKIWHYTGTLLHKYDVPANSELWQVSWQPFVDGVFPAKAIVYQAVPGDLPTQDTKPTEAYRPPALRNKPVSSYKLHEDEPPQSIRPQSTEKPVSKTALKNQKKREAKKAAKQESKLEEPAEPESKSVENNTPASVTTGDPETDKKIKNVKKKLKAIEQLKELQASGKPLEKNQIEKIQKENVLLKELEDLELGV, from the exons ATGCGGCTGGTAATGACTACGT TCAGAGGTTCTGATGGAATCCAGTTGGTCCAGGGTCCTCCAAAGTTTACGGATTCTGAGACATTTCAGAG AGATCCCAGtaagaactgcaaggtgtccaGGTTTACCAAGGATGGAAAGCTGTTTGGCTGGTGCAATGGAGAAGT aataaatatagtgaacTGTTCTGACAGCAAGTTACTGCACACCTTTGATCTGCCCAAAGTTGTCAGCCTTGAATTCTCTCCAAAGAACACAATACTGGCAACATGGCAGACGTATACAA CCAGCAAAGATGGCGCAGCAGGAACGCCAAATCTACAACTGTACGACCTGAAATCTGGAAACTGTGTCAAATCTTTcatccagaaaaaaatggaaaactg GAGTCCTCGCTGGTCTGACGATGAAAGTATCTGTGCAAGAAATGTAAACAATGAAGTGCACTTCTTTGAAAACAGCAATTTTG ATACCATTgccaataaattacatttacagaaagtAAGCGATTTTGAATTGTCACCTGGAGAACATCCTTGCAAG GTAGCAGTGTATGTCCCCGGCAGTAAAGGGGCTCCATCTTTTGTGAGACTGTACCAGTACCCAAACTTCTCAGGGCCACACTCTgcactggccaataaaagcttcTTTAAAGCAGATCGAGTAATCATGTTGTGGAATTCTAAAG CTACTGCAGTGTTGGTGACTGCCAGTACAGATGTGGACAAAACTGGCGCATCTTACTATGGAGAACAGACGCTTCATTACATTGCTGTAAATGGAGAAAGTGCTGTAGTGCAGCTGC CAAAGAATGGTCCCATTTACGATGTATCTTGGAACAAAAACGCCACAGAATTCTGTGTTGTTTATGGTTTCATGCCAGCAAAAGCAACGGTGTTTAACCTGAAATGTGATCCAATATTTGACTTTGGAACTGGCCCTAGAAATGCTGCCTTCTACAGCCCCCAAGGACACATACTGGTGCTTGCTGGATTTGGAAACTTGAGAGGACAAATGGAAGTATGGGatgtaaaaaattacaaattaataTCCAAGCCCACGGCTTCAGACGCTACTTTTTTCTCCTGGTGCCCCAATGGGGAGCATATTATCACTGCCACATGTTCACCAAGATTACGTGTTGGAAATGGCTATAAGATTTGGCACTATACGGGCACACTGCTACACAAATATGATGTACCAGCCAATTCAGAGTTATGGCAAGTGTCCTGGCAGCCCTTTGTGGATGGAGTCTTTCCAGCTAAAGCGATTGTTTACCAGGCAGTGCCGGGCGACCTTCCCACTCAGGACACAAAGCCGACCGAGGCCTACAGACCTCCCGCCCTAAGGAACAAGCCTGTATCAAGCTACAAGCTG catgaagatgaaccaccccagAGCATAAGGCCCCAGTCCACAGAGAAACCTGTGTCTAAAACAGCCTTAAAGAACCAAAAGAAAAGAGAAgcaaagaaagctgcaaagcag GAATCCAAGTTGGAAGAACCTGCTGAGCCAGAGTCAAAAAGTGTTGAGAATAATACCCCGGCTTCAGTAACTACAGGAGATCCTGAGACCGATAAAAAGATCAAGAAcgtaaaaaag AAACTGAAAGCAATTGAACAACTGAAGGAGCTGCAAGCATCTGGCAAACCACTAGAGAAGAACCAG ATTGAGAAGATCCAGAAGGAAAATGTTCTTCTGAAGGAATTAGAAGATTTGGAGCTTGGTGTGTAA
- the eif2a.L gene encoding eukaryotic translation initiation factor 2A-like isoform X3, giving the protein MAPPMPLLSVRGSDGIQLVQGPPKFTDSETFQRDPSKNCKVSRFTKDGKLFGWCNGEVINIVNCSDSKLLHTFDLPKVVSLEFSPKNTILATWQTYTTSKDGAAGTPNLQLYDLKSGNCVKSFIQKKMENWSPRWSDDESICARNVNNEVHFFENSNFDTIANKLHLQKVSDFELSPGEHPCKVAVYVPGSKGAPSFVRLYQYPNFSGPHSALANKSFFKADRVIMLWNSKATAVLVTASTDVDKTGASYYGEQTLHYIAVNGESAVVQLPKNGPIYDVSWNKNATEFCVVYGFMPAKATVFNLKCDPIFDFGTGPRNAAFYSPQGHILVLAGFGNLRGQMEVWDVKNYKLISKPTASDATFFSWCPNGEHIITATCSPRLRVGNGYKIWHYTGTLLHKYDVPANSELWQVSWQPFVDGVFPAKAIVYQAVPGDLPTQDTKPTEAYRPPALRNKPVSSYKLHEDEPPQSIRPQSTEKPVSKTALKNQKKREAKKAAKQESKLEEPAEPESKSVENNTPASVTTGDPETDKKIKNVKKTLLLLCKGL; this is encoded by the exons ATGGCGCCTCCCATGCCGCTGCTGTCAG TCAGAGGTTCTGATGGAATCCAGTTGGTCCAGGGTCCTCCAAAGTTTACGGATTCTGAGACATTTCAGAG AGATCCCAGtaagaactgcaaggtgtccaGGTTTACCAAGGATGGAAAGCTGTTTGGCTGGTGCAATGGAGAAGT aataaatatagtgaacTGTTCTGACAGCAAGTTACTGCACACCTTTGATCTGCCCAAAGTTGTCAGCCTTGAATTCTCTCCAAAGAACACAATACTGGCAACATGGCAGACGTATACAA CCAGCAAAGATGGCGCAGCAGGAACGCCAAATCTACAACTGTACGACCTGAAATCTGGAAACTGTGTCAAATCTTTcatccagaaaaaaatggaaaactg GAGTCCTCGCTGGTCTGACGATGAAAGTATCTGTGCAAGAAATGTAAACAATGAAGTGCACTTCTTTGAAAACAGCAATTTTG ATACCATTgccaataaattacatttacagaaagtAAGCGATTTTGAATTGTCACCTGGAGAACATCCTTGCAAG GTAGCAGTGTATGTCCCCGGCAGTAAAGGGGCTCCATCTTTTGTGAGACTGTACCAGTACCCAAACTTCTCAGGGCCACACTCTgcactggccaataaaagcttcTTTAAAGCAGATCGAGTAATCATGTTGTGGAATTCTAAAG CTACTGCAGTGTTGGTGACTGCCAGTACAGATGTGGACAAAACTGGCGCATCTTACTATGGAGAACAGACGCTTCATTACATTGCTGTAAATGGAGAAAGTGCTGTAGTGCAGCTGC CAAAGAATGGTCCCATTTACGATGTATCTTGGAACAAAAACGCCACAGAATTCTGTGTTGTTTATGGTTTCATGCCAGCAAAAGCAACGGTGTTTAACCTGAAATGTGATCCAATATTTGACTTTGGAACTGGCCCTAGAAATGCTGCCTTCTACAGCCCCCAAGGACACATACTGGTGCTTGCTGGATTTGGAAACTTGAGAGGACAAATGGAAGTATGGGatgtaaaaaattacaaattaataTCCAAGCCCACGGCTTCAGACGCTACTTTTTTCTCCTGGTGCCCCAATGGGGAGCATATTATCACTGCCACATGTTCACCAAGATTACGTGTTGGAAATGGCTATAAGATTTGGCACTATACGGGCACACTGCTACACAAATATGATGTACCAGCCAATTCAGAGTTATGGCAAGTGTCCTGGCAGCCCTTTGTGGATGGAGTCTTTCCAGCTAAAGCGATTGTTTACCAGGCAGTGCCGGGCGACCTTCCCACTCAGGACACAAAGCCGACCGAGGCCTACAGACCTCCCGCCCTAAGGAACAAGCCTGTATCAAGCTACAAGCTG catgaagatgaaccaccccagAGCATAAGGCCCCAGTCCACAGAGAAACCTGTGTCTAAAACAGCCTTAAAGAACCAAAAGAAAAGAGAAgcaaagaaagctgcaaagcag GAATCCAAGTTGGAAGAACCTGCTGAGCCAGAGTCAAAAAGTGTTGAGAATAATACCCCGGCTTCAGTAACTACAGGAGATCCTGAGACCGATAAAAAGATCAAGAAcgtaaaaaag ACTCTCTTATTGCTCTGTAAGGGATTATAA